From the Theileria equi strain WA chromosome 4 map unlocalized gcontig_1105316255041, whole genome shotgun sequence genome, one window contains:
- a CDS encoding hypothetical protein (encoded by transcript BEWA_045650A) encodes MVVGGDEDSGTAIGDYDRDDDDDVYVQVAQESSDEVTTESQNVPSLPGVIDISHPSRLLCKSFDYSFDGNAIKLVVSNKGVSVSKLVNDTETVWTPSSGEIIDHTKVYINKDGNPELALLVTTLSGTSKETYLELKDGKWVSSNNNEERI; translated from the exons ATGGTAGTTGGAGGGGATGAAGATTCGGGCACTGCTATTGGCG ATTATGATCGTGACGATGACGATGATGTCTATGTACAAGTAGCGCAAGAAAGCTCCGATGAGGTTACTACCGAATCCCAAAATGTTCCTTCCCTCCCCGGAGTAATTGATATTTCTCATCCAAGTAGACTACTATGCAAATCCTTCGACTATTCTTTTGACGGTAATGCAATAAAACTGGTCGTCTCTAACAAGGGTGTTAGCGTCTCCAAGCTTGTGAACGATACTGAGACTGTATGGACTCCTTCATCTGGAGAAATAATTGACCATACTAAAGTCTATATTAACAAGGATGGTAACCCTGAACTTGCTCTTTTAGTAACTACTTTATCTGGTACTTCTAAGGAAACTTATCTTGAACTTAAAGATGGGAAGTGGGTATCTTCTAATAATAATGAAGAGAGAATCTGA